In one Vagococcus entomophilus genomic region, the following are encoded:
- a CDS encoding alpha/beta hydrolase, which translates to MRTEMRTVKIKERYLDIYAPKIIEKDVPINLLYVLDGDAFANMIGEVVKLQTRNTPKTGVSPILVVGLSYHGETSFSRERRFQDYTPKKVNPVAENDPRKDFPQGGNLDSFLESIKQAHQFILSEYTINPEKVGFFGHSLGGLCVLETYLRETLPFVTDYIAVSPSLWWDQEMFFKRLALAPMIAKKNVHLSVGSLEGDMVPLAKRAKEELLLSQMTKKLNFYVAQDENHMSVVTQTISRNLRWFCQ; encoded by the coding sequence ATGAGAACAGAAATGAGAACAGTTAAAATAAAAGAGCGGTATCTAGATATCTATGCGCCAAAAATAATAGAAAAAGACGTTCCAATCAATCTTTTGTACGTTTTGGATGGAGATGCTTTTGCGAATATGATTGGTGAAGTAGTGAAACTTCAAACGAGAAACACACCAAAAACAGGTGTTTCTCCAATCCTAGTGGTCGGTTTGTCCTACCACGGGGAGACTTCATTTTCAAGAGAACGACGCTTTCAAGATTATACGCCTAAAAAAGTCAATCCTGTAGCAGAAAATGATCCCAGAAAAGATTTTCCTCAAGGGGGAAATCTTGATTCTTTTTTGGAATCAATCAAGCAAGCGCATCAGTTTATCCTAAGTGAGTATACGATCAACCCAGAAAAAGTTGGGTTTTTTGGTCATTCGCTAGGAGGACTTTGTGTTTTGGAAACGTACTTGAGAGAAACTTTGCCATTTGTTACAGATTATATAGCCGTTAGTCCTTCTCTATGGTGGGATCAAGAAATGTTTTTCAAGCGACTAGCCCTTGCCCCAATGATTGCTAAAAAAAATGTTCATCTTTCTGTCGGTTCGTTGGAAGGAGACATGGTTCCTCTAGCTAAGCGAGCAAAAGAGGAGTTGCTACTTTCTCAAATGACGAAAAAACTCAACTTTTACGTGGCACAAGATGAGAATCATATGTCGGTCGTGACGCAAACTATAAGTCGAAATCTAAGGTGGTTTTGTCAGTGA
- a CDS encoding multidrug effflux MFS transporter yields the protein MEKNIVTKNKKIHLALLICLVGFPQISETIYSPSLTEIARSYHISLNLAQMTLSIYFLAFALGVFFWGISSDYLGRRKAMNFGILFYVLGSLFCFYSTSALSLFIGRFIQAFGASTGSVTTQTILRDCYQGNDRHRLFGKISAALSFSPAIGPLVGGFIGEYSGFRAMFLFLVLMGLILLFWSVSSLRETKPNKVLSFSTSTILGVGKAMLVDRYTLSFGLQIGIFNGILFSYHSEAPTIFIQKFHFSQSSYGFMGCIVALATLLGAWISSKALKTKSANLIIKDGIKLAFSGALLLCVIVLLAVPLSIQILIYIVGTFILLAGIGMALPNCLSLALTKFSKVVGTAGALLSLGYYIIVSSCTFLISIFHTGSIAVFPLFSVFLLVLSFLCIRLENEH from the coding sequence ATGGAAAAAAACATCGTAACCAAAAACAAAAAAATTCATCTAGCCTTACTAATTTGTCTTGTAGGGTTTCCACAAATAAGCGAAACAATCTACAGCCCTTCTTTAACAGAAATTGCTAGAAGTTACCATATTTCGTTAAATCTAGCACAAATGACACTAAGTATTTATTTTTTAGCCTTTGCGCTTGGCGTATTTTTCTGGGGCATAAGCTCAGACTATCTTGGACGTCGCAAAGCAATGAATTTTGGGATTCTATTTTACGTCCTAGGTTCATTATTCTGTTTTTACTCGACTAGCGCTCTCAGCCTTTTTATAGGTCGCTTTATTCAAGCCTTTGGAGCAAGCACTGGCTCTGTCACAACACAAACAATACTCCGAGATTGTTATCAAGGAAATGATCGTCACCGATTATTTGGAAAAATCTCAGCAGCTTTGTCCTTTTCCCCTGCTATTGGTCCTTTAGTTGGTGGTTTTATTGGAGAATATTCCGGTTTTCGTGCTATGTTTTTATTTTTAGTCTTAATGGGATTAATCTTACTCTTTTGGAGTGTTAGTAGCCTTAGGGAAACCAAACCGAATAAAGTCCTTTCTTTTTCTACTAGCACGATTTTAGGAGTTGGAAAAGCGATGCTTGTAGATCGTTATACTCTGTCTTTTGGTCTGCAAATTGGAATTTTCAATGGCATTTTGTTTAGCTACCATTCCGAGGCACCAACCATTTTTATTCAGAAGTTTCATTTTAGTCAAAGCAGTTATGGTTTCATGGGATGTATCGTTGCTTTGGCCACCCTATTAGGAGCCTGGATATCAAGCAAAGCTCTAAAAACAAAATCAGCTAATTTAATTATAAAAGATGGCATTAAATTAGCTTTCTCCGGTGCTTTGTTACTTTGTGTTATCGTACTTTTAGCCGTTCCTTTATCCATACAGATACTCATCTATATCGTTGGAACTTTCATTCTTTTAGCAGGAATTGGAATGGCTCTGCCAAATTGTTTGAGTTTAGCACTAACCAAGTTTTCTAAAGTAGTTGGGACAGCGGGCGCATTGCTAAGTCTAGGCTACTATATCATCGTTAGCAGTTGCACCTTTTTAATTAGTATTTTTCATACCGGCTCTATTGCCGTATTCCCATTGTTTTCCGTCTTCTTACTGGTGCTTTCATTTCTTTGTATTAGGTTAGAAAACGAGCACTGA
- a CDS encoding ATP-binding cassette domain-containing protein has translation MKIHKKILLVLLLTLSSLELVFNVISYSLIFYVIDHKQLSMVLPFTLLVIVGYAFFQVVEYYKEVTINQYIKEKMVNLKRKLLNHKLEEYTLSNKNIVTDNISFFQNDLSLYEENYLRAKLKVYSVLITAGVTFCYSLFSNVVLTLIFMIFAAIPHLFSNVLKSKISKSTDGWTDSNKNFTKSLTDFFQNIWTIKVYNVKKKQIDRINLDSIHTETKKVSMKNNISLSQSFQMIIGYTCMFTPIGIGIYLTIKGNLPLATFVAIQYSSSWIINSLMGAFKLRSVIQSTAPIRNEIEEIVTFSEEVETHFIEDKINCIEFKDVIYEVNDKTIFSGLSFTLNTDEKILIQGPSGSGKTTLLQLVTKQIRPKSGSIYINNTDLSKISTKEILKSFSIIQQTPSLFNESILQNLTLGKSFTDSQIQNAVAKAGLNSVVEERGLDYVVGESGKLLSGGEAKRVEIARAILFDRDIFIIDEAISSLDVTLGTELLERLLAENKLTIDIEHHINPETREKYDKVIQL, from the coding sequence ATGAAAATACACAAAAAAATACTTTTGGTTTTATTATTAACGCTTAGTTCGTTGGAATTGGTTTTTAATGTGATAAGCTATTCTTTAATTTTTTATGTAATAGACCATAAACAACTCTCAATGGTTTTACCGTTTACGTTACTTGTAATTGTAGGCTATGCTTTTTTTCAAGTGGTCGAATACTATAAGGAGGTCACAATTAATCAGTACATAAAAGAAAAAATGGTTAACTTGAAGCGAAAGTTGCTCAATCATAAACTGGAAGAGTATACATTATCCAACAAAAATATTGTAACAGATAATATTTCATTTTTTCAAAATGACCTATCTCTGTATGAAGAAAACTATTTGAGAGCTAAGCTTAAGGTTTATAGTGTATTAATCACGGCAGGGGTGACTTTTTGTTATTCACTCTTTAGTAATGTTGTTTTGACACTAATCTTTATGATTTTTGCAGCTATTCCACATCTGTTTTCGAATGTTTTGAAAAGTAAGATTTCAAAGTCTACCGATGGATGGACGGATAGTAACAAAAATTTCACCAAATCATTGACTGACTTTTTCCAAAATATTTGGACGATAAAAGTATACAATGTGAAGAAAAAACAGATTGATCGTATCAATTTGGACTCAATCCACACAGAAACTAAAAAAGTAAGCATGAAAAATAATATCTCACTCTCACAATCTTTCCAAATGATTATAGGCTACACTTGTATGTTTACGCCGATAGGTATAGGAATTTATTTGACGATTAAGGGGAATCTCCCATTGGCTACTTTTGTTGCGATTCAATATTCTAGTTCTTGGATTATTAACAGCTTGATGGGAGCTTTTAAGTTAAGAAGTGTCATCCAATCCACTGCCCCAATTAGAAACGAGATTGAAGAAATAGTAACCTTCTCTGAAGAGGTAGAAACCCATTTTATAGAAGACAAAATCAATTGTATTGAATTTAAAGATGTTATTTATGAAGTGAATGATAAGACCATTTTTTCTGGCTTGAGTTTTACACTCAATACGGATGAAAAAATTTTGATCCAAGGTCCGTCTGGTTCGGGGAAGACAACGTTACTACAGTTGGTTACAAAACAGATTAGGCCTAAGTCGGGTAGTATTTACATCAATAATACTGATTTATCCAAGATAAGCACCAAAGAGATTTTAAAAAGCTTTTCAATTATTCAGCAAACCCCTTCACTTTTTAATGAGTCAATTTTGCAAAATCTGACTTTAGGGAAAAGTTTTACAGATAGTCAAATTCAAAATGCTGTTGCTAAAGCAGGCTTAAATTCGGTAGTTGAAGAAAGAGGCTTGGATTACGTTGTGGGTGAGTCTGGTAAATTACTATCAGGAGGGGAAGCAAAAAGGGTGGAAATTGCACGAGCAATATTATTTGATCGCGACATCTTTATTATAGATGAAGCAATTTCATCTTTGGACGTTACACTAGGGACAGAGCTGCTTGAAAGGCTACTTGCTGAAAATAAATTGACAATAGATATTGAACATCATATTAATCCAGAAACAAGGGAAAAATACGATAAAGTGATCCAATTATAG
- a CDS encoding iron-siderophore ABC transporter substrate-binding protein produces the protein MKKNVLLCGALLISLLLVGCESKKEGSATASQSSNSDTSVAAKKQSITYLNKDYQVNIPTKKIVTASIEAMEDAAALGVKPLGAVTVGGEIPHYLSSALGSEIVNVGDKFGPNVEVMTSLQPDVILGSTKFDESVTKNLEKIAPTINVSHQSSTWKENLSLLGKLSGKEEKAQSLVSDYEKELMKTKKTHAAISDLSVVILRVRGGELCLYGSQVYYNPMLYDELGFKKPETIDKVKGQETISIEQFAKINPDIVFVQFAADENKGHESFIKELKANPIWKSMTATKKNKVYFDVVDGGYQGGTYLSKAKMLEQLNKKVLK, from the coding sequence GTGAAAAAAAATGTTTTGTTATGTGGTGCCTTACTGATTAGTTTGTTGCTTGTGGGCTGTGAGAGTAAAAAAGAAGGTAGTGCAACAGCGAGTCAATCAAGTAATAGTGATACAAGTGTGGCGGCCAAGAAACAATCAATCACCTATTTAAATAAAGACTATCAAGTGAATATTCCTACAAAGAAAATTGTGACAGCGAGTATTGAAGCAATGGAAGATGCAGCGGCACTCGGAGTGAAGCCATTAGGTGCTGTGACTGTTGGAGGAGAAATCCCTCATTATTTGTCTTCTGCTTTGGGGTCAGAGATTGTGAATGTGGGAGATAAATTTGGACCTAATGTAGAAGTAATGACTTCGTTGCAGCCAGATGTCATTTTAGGTTCAACAAAATTTGATGAGAGTGTAACGAAGAATCTAGAAAAAATTGCACCAACGATTAATGTATCTCATCAATCCAGTACATGGAAAGAGAACCTAAGCTTACTAGGCAAGCTTTCTGGTAAAGAAGAAAAGGCTCAGAGCTTAGTTTCAGATTATGAAAAAGAACTGATGAAAACTAAAAAAACTCATGCAGCTATTTCGGATCTATCTGTTGTCATTTTACGCGTCCGTGGGGGAGAGCTGTGTTTGTACGGAAGTCAGGTTTATTATAATCCGATGCTATATGATGAATTAGGATTTAAAAAACCTGAGACAATCGACAAAGTCAAGGGACAAGAAACGATTTCGATAGAGCAATTTGCTAAAATTAATCCAGATATTGTCTTTGTTCAGTTTGCTGCAGATGAAAATAAGGGCCACGAAAGCTTTATTAAAGAATTAAAAGCGAATCCTATCTGGAAAAGTATGACAGCCACAAAGAAAAACAAGGTTTATTTTGATGTTGTGGATGGTGGCTATCAAGGAGGAACATATTTGAGCAAAGCAAAAATGTTAGAGCAACTTAATAAAAAAGTCTTGAAATAA
- a CDS encoding FecCD family ABC transporter permease, translated as MIRNYQALLLSIGMFIVLFFVALKVGTISMSISELFNLLFFQKGTKEASLILFAFRLPRVLSACLVGICLSVSGDILQKITRNTIADSGILGVSSGVAFGAVFYFFLLGNYQTSLSAFQSISLMSFGLIGAFSALSLNLILSISHRKLSMFRFILNGIGIGSGFSALVTFFSLKINADDYSRVNTWLQGSISQVNWEKVVDMGAWVLPSLTLLFIFYPKLSLLRFSDTHLETIGFSTTFWRVFFIVLAAIFICASVLTAGTIGFVGLLVPALTRLMFFKKQQKGYLYGLCFNGMTLLLFCDLCSKMLFTPNELPLNAMMGLLGIPYLFYLFLGQRKEQQK; from the coding sequence ATGATACGTAATTATCAAGCCTTACTTTTATCTATCGGGATGTTCATCGTCTTGTTTTTTGTTGCGCTAAAAGTCGGGACGATTTCAATGAGTATATCTGAATTATTCAATCTTTTATTCTTTCAGAAAGGAACCAAAGAAGCTAGCTTGATTTTGTTTGCCTTTCGTTTGCCAAGGGTACTGAGTGCTTGCTTAGTAGGGATTTGTTTGTCCGTTAGTGGAGATATTCTGCAGAAAATTACAAGAAATACCATTGCCGATTCGGGTATTTTGGGTGTGAGTTCTGGTGTGGCGTTTGGTGCGGTATTTTACTTTTTTTTGTTAGGCAATTATCAGACATCGTTAAGCGCTTTTCAGTCTATCTCCTTAATGTCTTTTGGTTTAATCGGTGCTTTTTCCGCTTTGAGCCTAAATCTGATTTTATCGATAAGTCATCGGAAACTCAGTATGTTTCGCTTTATTTTAAATGGTATTGGGATTGGCTCAGGTTTTTCTGCTCTGGTCACATTTTTTTCTTTAAAAATTAATGCGGATGATTATTCGCGAGTGAACACATGGTTGCAAGGTTCCATTAGCCAGGTGAATTGGGAAAAAGTAGTGGATATGGGGGCATGGGTGCTGCCTAGTTTGACGCTTCTCTTTATTTTTTATCCTAAGTTAAGCTTACTACGTTTTTCTGATACTCATTTGGAAACAATTGGTTTTTCAACCACTTTTTGGCGTGTATTCTTTATTGTACTGGCTGCGATATTCATTTGTGCGAGTGTGCTAACTGCAGGAACCATCGGATTTGTAGGGCTGCTTGTTCCTGCATTGACTCGTTTGATGTTTTTTAAAAAGCAACAGAAAGGGTATCTTTATGGGCTTTGTTTTAACGGAATGACGCTACTTCTTTTCTGTGATCTCTGTTCAAAAATGCTTTTTACACCAAACGAATTGCCTTTAAATGCGATGATGGGCTTACTTGGCATTCCGTATCTTTTTTATTTATTTCTTGGTCAGAGAAAGGAGCAACAGAAATGA
- a CDS encoding FecCD family ABC transporter permease has product MIRFNKVVGVSLLLFVTILSFSLLSLQFNLDFTMVKFYDTVSHYDSNNQEHVLLMSRFARILVALLVGASLSLSGLLMQLQYQNDLADPSLMGISEGSALAISLMMIFRPEASMLEKICLSLVGSVLTSTLLSFISKKLINNQNRLGLPLLGIVLSMLLSSATTFIVSYFNIAQSVSAWYASRLYRVSLVDVWYFLPFLIMGIFFLLILRKELNIFAFGQDITTVIGMNRKMVSLLLSGLVVLFTGVSVAVVGRLAFIGLVVPHISKLLIGKKYSDNILLVPMLGASLVLVSDYLSRLVNAPFETPISVVIAMIGVPLFLYLIRKGNTFSYDT; this is encoded by the coding sequence ATGATCCGTTTCAATAAAGTGGTGGGCGTGTCTCTATTACTTTTCGTAACAATCTTATCGTTTTCGCTGCTTTCACTACAGTTTAATCTTGATTTTACGATGGTTAAATTTTACGATACGGTAAGCCACTATGATTCCAACAACCAAGAACATGTGTTGCTTATGTCACGTTTTGCACGTATTCTAGTTGCTCTTTTAGTAGGAGCAAGTTTGAGTTTGAGTGGTCTTTTGATGCAATTACAGTATCAAAATGATTTAGCCGATCCTTCCTTAATGGGAATTTCGGAGGGGTCCGCTTTGGCTATTTCTTTGATGATGATATTCCGACCAGAAGCTAGTATGTTAGAAAAAATCTGCTTGTCTTTAGTAGGGTCTGTGTTAACCTCGACTTTATTATCGTTTATTTCTAAAAAATTAATCAATAATCAAAATCGTTTAGGTTTACCTCTTTTAGGCATTGTCTTGAGTATGTTGCTAAGCAGTGCGACGACTTTTATAGTGTCTTATTTCAATATAGCACAGTCAGTATCAGCCTGGTATGCAAGCCGCTTGTACCGCGTGTCTTTAGTAGATGTGTGGTATTTTCTGCCTTTTCTTATAATGGGTATTTTTTTTCTGTTGATACTAAGAAAAGAACTGAATATCTTTGCTTTTGGGCAAGATATCACAACGGTTATTGGAATGAATCGAAAAATGGTGAGTTTACTCTTATCAGGATTGGTGGTTCTATTTACGGGAGTGAGTGTTGCTGTGGTGGGAAGGCTCGCATTTATCGGTTTGGTTGTGCCACACATTTCTAAGTTGCTTATTGGAAAAAAATATTCGGATAATATTTTGCTCGTCCCAATGCTGGGGGCCTCCTTAGTGCTTGTGAGTGACTATCTATCACGGCTAGTAAATGCTCCTTTTGAAACGCCGATTAGTGTGGTCATCGCGATGATTGGTGTACCTCTATTTTTATATCTCATAAGAAAGGGGAATACATTTAGTTATGATACGTAA
- a CDS encoding ABC transporter ATP-binding protein — MKETQSLIIEKLSLSYHQKKIIEQLDLAFIKGKISVIIGANGCGKSTLLKGISRILKKDAGVVYLENTDMAQLSNRTIATKLAYLPQSASAPEDATVRDIVELGRYPYRKMLKKISLEENKLVDDILMQTNLLELAEEKMQNLSGGQKQRVWIGMALAQKTNIILLDEPTTYLDLGHQIDILNLLKKLNQNNKLTIVMVLHDLNLAARFSDFMIGMKEGRIIQQGTPFEIMTPKVLEELFSIKATIGTDPVANKPICLHFDSIE; from the coding sequence GTGAAAGAGACCCAAAGCTTAATAATTGAAAAGTTAAGCCTATCTTATCACCAAAAAAAAATTATTGAACAATTAGATTTAGCTTTTATAAAAGGAAAAATTTCTGTTATTATCGGAGCAAATGGTTGTGGAAAATCTACTTTATTAAAAGGGATTAGTCGGATATTAAAAAAAGATGCGGGTGTTGTATATCTTGAAAATACAGATATGGCACAATTGTCCAATCGAACAATTGCTACAAAGTTGGCGTATCTGCCGCAAAGTGCTAGTGCGCCTGAGGATGCAACTGTGAGAGACATCGTCGAGCTAGGGCGCTATCCGTATCGCAAGATGCTCAAAAAAATTTCTCTGGAGGAAAACAAACTAGTTGATGATATTTTGATGCAAACGAATTTACTTGAATTAGCAGAAGAAAAAATGCAAAACTTATCTGGTGGACAAAAACAACGTGTTTGGATTGGCATGGCGTTGGCACAGAAAACCAATATTATTTTACTTGATGAGCCTACAACGTATCTTGACTTAGGTCATCAAATTGACATTTTAAATTTATTAAAAAAGTTAAACCAAAACAATAAGTTAACAATTGTTATGGTTCTCCATGATTTAAATTTAGCAGCGCGTTTTTCCGATTTTATGATTGGAATGAAAGAGGGGCGAATCATACAACAAGGGACGCCTTTTGAAATCATGACGCCTAAAGTATTAGAAGAATTATTTTCTATCAAAGCCACAATAGGAACAGATCCTGTGGCTAACAAGCCTATTTGTCTCCATTTTGACAGCATTGAGTAG